In the Nocardioides panaciterrulae genome, GGATGACGGTGCCGGCGCTGCCCGCGCAGCCCCGCTCGGCCCCGCTCAGTCGCCGCGGTAGGGACCCCCGACGTCGTAGCGCACGCACGCGAAGTCGCCGTTGCGCGCCACCTCGGTGAGCCGGAGGTCGAACGGCCGGGGCAGCAGCGGCCGCCCGGCGCCGAGCGTGACCGGCGCGAGCTGCACGCACAGCTCGTCGAGCAGCCCCGCCTCGGCGAAGTCGGCGGCCAGGTCGCCGCCGCCGACCACCCACAGGTCCTTGCCGCCCGCGGCCGCCACCATCGCCGCGTGCACCGGTCGCACGTCGCCGCGGGCGAACCGGATGTCGGCCCCCTCCACCGGCGCCGGGTCGCGATGGGTCAGCACCCAGGTGGGCATCGGGTAGGGCCAGGCCTCGCCGCGGTCGACGTGGTGCGCGCGGATCCACGCGTACGTCGTCGCGCCCATCACCAGCGCCCCGATGCCCGCGATGAACGGCCCGTAGGCCATCGGCCCGGCCTCGTCGATGTGCTGCTTGAACAGCCAGTCCAGCGAGTCGTGCTCGTCGGCCAGGAAGCCGTCCAGCGTCGCCGCCGTGTAGTAGGTGGTCCGGGTCATCGGGTCTCCCTCCGTGGCAACGCCCACGCTAGGGCGCGGCACCGACAGCCGGCGCGCCCGGCGCGCTCGGCACGGCGGGCGCGCCCAGCGCGGCCACCGCGGCGAGCGCCCGTTCGACCCGGTCCGGGGCGTCGAAGGGCACCCACACGATCCGCGGGTCCTTGCGGAACCACGAGTCCTGCCGGCGGGCGAACCGGCGGGTCGCCACGACGGTCCGCTCGCGCGCCTCGTCCAGCGTCAGGTCGCCGGCGAGGTGCGCCGCGACCTCGCGATAGCCGATCGCGCGGCCGGCGGTCCGGCCCTCGGCCAGCCCCTCGGCGAGCAGCCGCTCGACCTCGGCCACGAGGCCGTCGGCGAACATCTGGTCCACCCGCTGCGCGATCCGGGCGTCCAGCGTGGGCCGGTCGATGTCCAGCCCGACCTGGACGGTCGCGGCGTCGGCGTAGGCCATGGTCGGCAGCGAGGCGCTGAACGGCCGGCCGGTGATCTCGATGACCTCGAGGGCCCGGACCACCCGGCGGCCGTTCTCGGGCAGGATCCGGGCCGCCGCCTCGGGGTCGCGCCCGGCCAGCCGCCGGTGCAGGGTCGGCGCGCCGACCGCGGCCAGCTCCTCCTCGAGCCGGCTACGGACCGCCTCGTCGGTGCCCGGGAAGTCGAAGCGGTCCAGGATCGCGCGGGTGTAGAGCGCGGATCCGCCCACCAGCACCGGGACCTTGCCGGCCGCCCGCAGCGCCCCGATCACCGCCCGCGCCTGCTGCTGGAACTCCGCGACCGTGAGCGGGTCGCGCACCGTCAGCAGGTCGAGCAGGTGGTGCGGGATGCCCCGCCGCTCGGCGGGTGGGAGCTTGGCCGTGCCGACGTCCATGCCGCGGTAGACCTGCATCGCGTCGGTGTTGACGACCTCGCCGCCGAGCCGCTCCGCGAGGTCCAGCGAGAGCCCGGTCTTGCCGGACGCGGTCGCCCCGACGACGGCCACGACCGGCACGGCGGCGCGTCTCGTCGGCGCGGCGGTCCGGGGCTCGGGCATGTGGTTAGTGTGGCAGCAACGGGGTACACGACCGGTGCCAGCCACCGGGTCCGACCTATCGTGCCGGACCCTCGAACCAGGAGTGCCATGAGCTTCTTCAACAAGGCCAAGGACGCGCTCACCGACGCCGTGGACAAGCACGGCGACAAGATCGCCGACGGCATCGACAAGGCAGCCGAGGTGATCGACGACAGGACCGGTGGCAAGCACGCCGACCGGCTCGCCACCGGCGCCGCGAAGGCCAAGGACGCCCTGGACCGGCTCGACGGCAAGGACGACGACATGCCCGGCGGCGGCCGGCACCGCTCGGGCGGAGACGCCCGGTGACCGCGCCGATCCCCGAGGAGGAGGAGCAGCGCCCGTTGGGCGACGCCGTGCCGCCCGGCGAGCACGCCGGCGAGCTGCCCGACGAGGACGACGCCGCGGGCGGGTCGAGCGCCCAGGTGGAGAACGCCGAGAGCTCCGAGGACCAGCCCTCGCAGTGAGCCGGCCGCCGGACCGCGACGTCGCCCGGG is a window encoding:
- a CDS encoding dihydrofolate reductase family protein encodes the protein MTRTTYYTAATLDGFLADEHDSLDWLFKQHIDEAGPMAYGPFIAGIGALVMGATTYAWIRAHHVDRGEAWPYPMPTWVLTHRDPAPVEGADIRFARGDVRPVHAAMVAAAGGKDLWVVGGGDLAADFAEAGLLDELCVQLAPVTLGAGRPLLPRPFDLRLTEVARNGDFACVRYDVGGPYRGD
- the miaA gene encoding tRNA (adenosine(37)-N6)-dimethylallyltransferase MiaA translates to MPEPRTAAPTRRAAVPVVAVVGATASGKTGLSLDLAERLGGEVVNTDAMQVYRGMDVGTAKLPPAERRGIPHHLLDLLTVRDPLTVAEFQQQARAVIGALRAAGKVPVLVGGSALYTRAILDRFDFPGTDEAVRSRLEEELAAVGAPTLHRRLAGRDPEAAARILPENGRRVVRALEVIEITGRPFSASLPTMAYADAATVQVGLDIDRPTLDARIAQRVDQMFADGLVAEVERLLAEGLAEGRTAGRAIGYREVAAHLAGDLTLDEARERTVVATRRFARRQDSWFRKDPRIVWVPFDAPDRVERALAAVAALGAPAVPSAPGAPAVGAAP
- a CDS encoding antitoxin, which codes for MSFFNKAKDALTDAVDKHGDKIADGIDKAAEVIDDRTGGKHADRLATGAAKAKDALDRLDGKDDDMPGGGRHRSGGDAR